One segment of Clostridium ljungdahlii DSM 13528 DNA contains the following:
- the recJ gene encoding single-stranded-DNA-specific exonuclease RecJ: MQARWMLKRCKKDVKAIAKMAGISEVVASILVNREIETQGEIKSFINPSMRDLQNPLLMKDMESGVDIIYSAIKEKKNIAVYGDYDVDGVMSTYILYCGLLRCGAMVKYHIPDRITEGYGINIHSIEKLKEDGIQLIITCDNGISALEQIKRAMELNMQVVITDHHDIPFSDDEDGKRKFLIPEADAVIDPKQEDCKYPFKKLCGAGVAFKFIQVLYDKFNIKKEEALKFIEYAAIGTICDVVDLIGENRVIAKKGLEMLNNTENLGIRELIKETSLEDKTLNSYHIGFVIGPCINATGRLQSAALALELLLCKDPDRAHELAKKLHELNIHRQDMTINSLNKIIDKVEKSDLKKDKVLVVYEKGVHESIAGIVAGRLKERYNVPSIVITNGKDFSKGSGRSIEGYNMFEELVKCKELMFQFGGHPLAAGLSIEEENIDKLRDRLNRNCKLTDEDIIPKIRIDKQVPLNSISFKMIEDIKRLEPFGKGNSTPVFGEKNVDVFRVYFIGKDKNTLKLFCRLKNSLNKIDALSFDGGEKFRQLIFKAYGSGAAYKILNNDFKNLKMDFIYLPSVNEYKGNRNIQLILKDFRLA, from the coding sequence TTGCAGGCAAGGTGGATGTTAAAAAGGTGTAAAAAAGATGTAAAAGCTATTGCCAAAATGGCAGGAATAAGTGAAGTTGTAGCTTCAATTCTTGTAAATAGGGAAATAGAAACACAGGGAGAGATAAAAAGTTTTATAAATCCCTCTATGAGAGATCTCCAGAATCCGCTGCTCATGAAAGATATGGAAAGTGGTGTGGATATAATATATAGTGCTATAAAAGAGAAAAAAAATATAGCAGTATATGGAGACTATGATGTAGATGGAGTAATGAGCACCTATATATTATACTGTGGACTTTTAAGGTGTGGTGCTATGGTAAAATATCATATTCCAGACAGAATTACAGAAGGCTATGGAATAAATATTCATAGTATAGAAAAACTCAAAGAAGATGGAATTCAGCTTATAATAACTTGTGACAATGGAATTTCGGCACTAGAGCAAATTAAAAGGGCTATGGAATTAAATATGCAGGTAGTCATAACTGACCATCATGATATACCTTTTTCAGATGATGAAGATGGGAAAAGAAAATTCTTAATTCCTGAAGCAGATGCTGTTATTGACCCAAAACAGGAAGACTGCAAATATCCTTTTAAAAAACTTTGTGGAGCAGGGGTTGCCTTTAAATTTATTCAGGTGCTTTATGATAAATTTAATATAAAAAAGGAAGAGGCACTTAAATTTATCGAGTATGCAGCTATTGGAACTATATGTGATGTGGTGGATCTCATAGGTGAAAATAGAGTTATAGCTAAAAAAGGACTTGAAATGTTAAATAACACAGAAAATTTAGGAATAAGGGAACTTATAAAAGAGACCTCATTAGAAGATAAAACATTGAATTCTTATCATATAGGATTTGTAATAGGACCTTGTATAAATGCTACGGGAAGACTTCAAAGTGCAGCTTTAGCACTGGAACTTTTACTTTGCAAAGATCCGGACAGGGCACATGAACTTGCGAAAAAACTTCATGAATTAAATATTCATAGGCAGGATATGACGATTAACAGTTTAAATAAAATAATAGATAAAGTTGAAAAGTCAGATTTGAAAAAGGACAAAGTACTTGTGGTATATGAAAAAGGAGTACATGAAAGTATAGCAGGAATAGTTGCAGGAAGGCTTAAAGAAAGATATAATGTACCCTCTATTGTAATAACTAATGGAAAAGACTTTTCTAAAGGCTCAGGTAGATCTATTGAAGGCTATAATATGTTTGAAGAACTTGTAAAATGCAAGGAGTTAATGTTCCAATTTGGAGGTCATCCTTTGGCAGCAGGGTTGTCTATAGAAGAAGAAAATATAGATAAGCTTAGAGATAGATTAAATAGAAATTGCAAACTTACAGATGAGGATATAATACCCAAGATTAGAATAGATAAACAGGTTCCCTTAAATAGCATATCTTTTAAAATGATAGAAGATATAAAGAGATTAGAGCCTTTTGGCAAAGGAAATTCTACACCTGTATTTGGAGAAAAAAATGTGGATGTATTTAGGGTTTATTTTATAGGTAAGGACAAAAATACTTTAAAACTATTCTGCAGGCTGAAAAATAGCTTAAACAAAATTGATGCACTGTCTTTTGATGGAGGCGAAAAGTTTAGACAATTGATATTTAAAGCTTATGGAAGTGGGGCAGCCTATAAAATTTTAAATAATGATTTTAAAAATCTAAAAATGGATTTTATATATTTGCCTTCTGTTAATGAGTATAAAGGGAATAGGAATATACAGCTTATATTGAAAGATTTTAGATTAGCATGA
- the arcD gene encoding arginine-ornithine antiporter yields MEDNKLVEDNELSENNKLGLFSLIALVIGSMIGGGAFSLPGDMAKGASAGAIIIGWLITGIGMIALAFVYQNLSMKRPDLNGGIYSYAKAGFGDYMGFNSAWGYWLSALIGNVSYLVMMFGAVGYFFPVFGKGNNLASVVCASIMLWLIQGLILKGVKQAAIVNVITTIAKLVPIFLFVIIAIIMFKVNIFTLDFWGGSTPSLGGVVAQVKSTMLVTLWVFIGIEGAVVVSGRAKRRSDVGKATVIGLVGTLVIYILITLLSLGIMNRARLSGLDTPSMAYVLESVVGKWGAIVINLGLVISLLGATLGWTLLAAEIPYIAAKDGMFPKVFAKENKNGSAVNSLWITNILVEISLILTLFSSSTYQILYSIASGAILIPYFLSALFGLKFELMSKEENGRTKNIIIASVATIYTAWLVYAAGLKYVLLETILFAIGIVAFTIASKENNSNKKKNYIFLSYEKVIALIFLVAGIVAVVMLATGKLSIS; encoded by the coding sequence GTGGAAGATAATAAACTAGTAGAAGATAATGAATTGTCAGAAAATAATAAATTGGGGTTATTTTCACTTATAGCATTAGTTATCGGCTCAATGATTGGTGGAGGAGCATTTTCGCTGCCAGGTGATATGGCAAAAGGAGCTAGTGCAGGTGCAATTATTATAGGATGGTTAATTACTGGAATTGGTATGATAGCATTAGCTTTTGTATATCAAAATCTTTCAATGAAAAGACCAGATTTAAATGGTGGTATATATAGTTATGCTAAAGCTGGTTTTGGAGATTACATGGGATTTAATTCAGCTTGGGGATATTGGTTAAGTGCATTAATTGGTAATGTATCTTATTTGGTAATGATGTTTGGAGCTGTTGGATACTTTTTTCCTGTATTCGGAAAAGGAAATAATTTAGCATCTGTTGTTTGCGCATCTATTATGTTGTGGCTTATTCAAGGTTTGATATTAAAAGGAGTAAAACAAGCTGCTATAGTAAATGTTATCACTACAATTGCAAAGTTAGTGCCAATATTCCTATTTGTAATTATAGCTATCATAATGTTTAAAGTTAATATATTTACCTTAGATTTTTGGGGTGGTTCTACTCCTAGCCTAGGGGGAGTTGTAGCTCAAGTTAAAAGTACCATGTTAGTAACATTATGGGTTTTTATAGGAATTGAAGGAGCTGTAGTTGTTTCAGGTAGAGCTAAAAGAAGAAGTGATGTAGGAAAAGCTACAGTAATAGGCTTGGTTGGAACATTAGTCATATATATTTTAATAACACTATTATCTTTAGGAATAATGAATAGGGCTCGCCTTTCTGGTTTAGACACTCCATCAATGGCATATGTACTTGAAAGTGTTGTTGGAAAGTGGGGAGCAATCGTAATAAATTTAGGATTGGTAATTTCTTTGTTAGGAGCAACTTTAGGTTGGACTCTTTTGGCAGCAGAAATTCCGTATATAGCTGCAAAAGATGGTATGTTCCCGAAAGTATTTGCTAAAGAAAATAAAAATGGATCAGCAGTAAATTCTTTATGGATTACTAATATATTAGTAGAAATTTCACTTATACTAACACTGTTTTCTAGTAGTACCTATCAAATACTATATTCAATAGCAAGTGGAGCTATATTAATTCCTTATTTTCTTAGTGCACTGTTTGGGCTAAAATTTGAATTAATGAGTAAAGAAGAAAATGGAAGAACTAAAAATATTATAATTGCATCAGTTGCAACTATATACACAGCATGGTTAGTATATGCAGCAGGGTTAAAATACGTTTTGTTAGAAACTATACTTTTTGCTATTGGCATAGTTGCATTTACAATTGCCAGCAAAGAGAACAATAGTAATAAGAAGAAAAATTATATTTTCTTATCATATGAGAAAGTGATAGCACTAATTTTCTTAGTAGCAGGAATAGTTGCAGTAGTTATGCTAGCAACAGGTAAATTGTCAATAAGTTGA
- a CDS encoding DJ-1 family glyoxalase III has protein sequence MKKAIVLLARGFEEVEALTCVDVLRRGGVHCITCSINSEDDVMGTHEIHVKANSLLEKTNTDKYDALIIPGGMPGAANLRDNPEVIQVVKDFNNSNKIVGAICAGPIVLKKAGIIENKKVTSYPGYENDIAPVSYSEDVVVQDGNIITSRGPATAMHFAFKVLENLADKRTVEKLKKDMLFNLV, from the coding sequence ATGAAAAAGGCTATAGTTTTACTTGCAAGAGGTTTTGAAGAAGTAGAGGCTTTAACTTGTGTAGATGTTTTGAGAAGAGGAGGGGTACACTGTATAACTTGTTCTATAAATTCTGAAGATGATGTAATGGGTACCCATGAGATACATGTAAAAGCTAACAGCTTATTAGAAAAAACAAATACTGATAAATATGATGCTTTAATAATACCTGGTGGAATGCCTGGAGCAGCTAATTTGAGGGATAACCCTGAGGTTATACAAGTTGTAAAAGACTTCAATAATTCTAACAAGATAGTAGGTGCTATTTGTGCAGGACCTATAGTATTAAAAAAGGCAGGTATTATTGAGAATAAAAAGGTAACTTCCTATCCAGGATATGAAAATGATATAGCACCTGTAAGCTATAGTGAGGATGTAGTGGTTCAAGATGGAAATATTATAACAAGTAGAGGTCCTGCTACTGCCATGCATTTTGCTTTTAAAGTTTTAGAAAATTTGGCAGATAAGAGGACTGTGGAAAAATTAAAGAAAGATATGCTTTTTAATTTAGTTTGA
- a CDS encoding APC family permease, which produces MGLFRKRNVNNLENSVEANGLKRKLNAIDIAALGLGAVIGTGIFVVTGQGAHMAGPAVVISYLIAAITSTLCALTYAELATMFPVSGSTYSYCYVAFGEIIAWIVGWNLILEYLVSAAIVASGWSSVFVGILKLYNIYLPDSITKSLLSGGIIDLPAVLLIIFITYVLYKGVSESSKINNITVIIKIAVIVIFIALGVPHINVKNYHPFAPFGLKGIMTASSVIFFAYIGFDTVSTSAEESINPKRDVPIGLMICMTVIVVLYLAISLVLTGIVPFMKIDVNNALPFSLAQIGINWGSVLVSVGAVVGMVSTLLVTLYGQIRIFMTMSRDGLIPSAFSKITSRNGIPGICTILTGIITGILSGFLPFNILMDLCNIGTLSAFVMVSIGVIILRKTMPNAERKFRCPGVPFTPILTVAFCLYLMAGLQPLTWMRFLIWTIVGLAIYFLYGIKHSTLNY; this is translated from the coding sequence ATGGGCTTATTTCGAAAAAGAAATGTAAATAATCTTGAAAATTCTGTAGAAGCCAATGGATTAAAAAGAAAATTAAATGCTATTGATATAGCAGCGCTTGGACTTGGAGCAGTAATTGGAACTGGAATATTTGTCGTAACTGGACAAGGGGCGCATATGGCAGGACCAGCAGTTGTAATTTCCTACTTAATCGCAGCAATAACTAGTACTTTATGTGCACTTACTTATGCAGAACTTGCTACTATGTTTCCGGTTTCAGGAAGTACATATTCTTATTGTTACGTTGCCTTTGGAGAAATAATAGCATGGATTGTAGGGTGGAATTTAATACTTGAGTACCTAGTATCTGCAGCTATAGTAGCGTCAGGATGGTCATCAGTATTTGTAGGAATTTTAAAATTATACAATATATATTTGCCTGATAGTATTACCAAATCTCTTCTGTCAGGTGGCATAATTGATTTGCCAGCTGTACTTCTTATTATATTTATAACATATGTGTTGTATAAAGGTGTTTCAGAGAGTAGTAAAATAAATAATATTACTGTAATTATTAAAATTGCTGTAATCGTTATTTTTATAGCATTAGGTGTACCACATATAAATGTAAAAAATTATCATCCATTTGCGCCATTTGGATTAAAAGGAATAATGACAGCTTCTTCTGTTATATTCTTTGCTTATATAGGTTTTGATACAGTTTCAACTTCTGCAGAGGAAAGTATTAATCCTAAAAGAGATGTTCCAATTGGACTTATGATTTGTATGACAGTAATTGTTGTATTATATTTGGCTATTTCCTTAGTATTGACTGGAATAGTTCCATTTATGAAAATAGATGTAAACAATGCGCTCCCTTTTTCATTAGCACAAATAGGAATTAATTGGGGATCTGTATTAGTTAGTGTAGGAGCTGTGGTAGGTATGGTTTCAACATTACTTGTAACATTATACGGTCAAATTAGAATATTTATGACTATGTCAAGAGATGGATTAATTCCTAGTGCATTTTCTAAGATAACAAGTAGAAATGGGATACCAGGTATATGTACAATACTTACAGGTATTATAACGGGAATACTTTCAGGTTTTTTGCCATTCAATATACTTATGGATTTATGTAATATAGGGACATTATCTGCATTTGTTATGGTATCTATAGGTGTAATAATTTTGAGAAAAACAATGCCAAACGCTGAGAGAAAGTTTAGGTGTCCAGGAGTTCCATTTACACCAATTTTAACAGTAGCTTTTTGTTTGTATTTAATGGCTGGCTTACAACCTTTAACATGGATGAGGTTTCTAATTTGGACAATAGTTGGTTTAGCAATTTATTTTTTATATGGAATTAAGCATAGTACTCTAAATTATTAA
- the arcA gene encoding arginine deiminase: METKVLRRDSEVTSENGTSKTALNVTSEIGKLKTVLLHRPGQEIENLTPELLNRLLFDDIPYLKIAQQEHDAFADILRNKGVEVLYLENLAAESLYDTDTKLNFISEFIDEAKVESPALKEALTEYFLRLSNKDMIDKMMAGVRKEELKDYKRFSLYDQVNDSYPFICDPMPNLYFTRDPFATIGNGITLNHMRTETRNRETIFAKYIFRCHPRFKDCNIPLWFDRDENTSIEGGDELILNKETLAIGISQRTDSASIEKVCRKLFCKGNSFKTILAFQIPVSRAFMHLDTVFTMVDYDKFTVHPEIEGPLVVYEITKDKDSSSGLKVVKQNIELEEVLEKYLGRKITLIRCGGGDKIHAAREQWNDGSNTLAIAPGEVVVYSRNHVTNKLLEEYGVKLNIMPSSELSRGRGGPRCMSMPLWRENL; the protein is encoded by the coding sequence ATGGAAACTAAAGTTTTAAGAAGAGATTCAGAAGTTACTTCTGAAAATGGTACTTCAAAAACAGCTTTAAATGTTACTTCAGAAATAGGAAAATTAAAAACAGTCTTATTGCATAGACCAGGCCAAGAGATAGAAAATCTTACTCCAGAATTATTAAATAGGTTATTATTTGATGATATTCCTTACTTGAAAATAGCCCAGCAGGAACATGATGCATTTGCTGATATATTAAGAAATAAAGGTGTTGAAGTTCTTTACTTGGAGAATTTGGCAGCAGAATCTCTATATGATACAGATACTAAACTTAATTTTATTAGTGAATTTATTGATGAAGCTAAAGTAGAAAGCCCTGCATTGAAAGAGGCGCTTACAGAGTATTTTTTAAGATTATCTAATAAAGATATGATTGATAAAATGATGGCAGGAGTTAGAAAAGAAGAGCTTAAAGATTATAAGAGGTTTTCCTTATATGATCAAGTAAATGATTCATATCCATTTATATGTGATCCAATGCCAAATCTATATTTTACAAGAGACCCATTTGCAACTATAGGAAATGGTATTACATTGAATCATATGAGAACAGAAACTAGAAATAGAGAAACTATATTTGCTAAATATATATTTAGATGTCATCCTAGATTTAAGGATTGTAATATACCACTTTGGTTTGATAGAGACGAAAATACATCTATTGAAGGTGGAGACGAATTAATATTAAATAAAGAAACTTTGGCTATTGGAATTTCTCAGAGAACTGATTCTGCTTCAATAGAAAAAGTTTGCAGAAAATTGTTCTGTAAAGGAAATAGCTTTAAGACAATTTTGGCATTCCAGATTCCTGTATCAAGAGCATTTATGCATTTAGATACTGTGTTTACTATGGTTGATTATGATAAGTTTACTGTTCATCCTGAGATCGAAGGACCTTTGGTTGTTTATGAAATAACAAAAGATAAAGATAGTTCAAGTGGATTAAAAGTAGTAAAACAAAATATTGAATTAGAAGAAGTATTGGAAAAGTATCTTGGAAGAAAGATTACATTAATAAGATGTGGCGGTGGTGACAAAATACATGCTGCAAGAGAACAGTGGAATGATGGTTCCAATACATTAGCTATTGCCCCAGGTGAAGTAGTAGTTTATTCTAGAAATCATGTTACAAATAAGCTGCTCGAAGAGTATGGAGTAAAACTTAATATTATGCCATCATCAGAGTTGTCAAGAGGAAGAGGCGGCCCAAGATGTATGAGTATGCCACTTTGGAGAGAAAATTTATAA
- a CDS encoding lipoate--protein ligase yields MINVVNNSNNPYFNLALEEYFVKYKDLGEDILILWQNEPVIVVGKNQNTYEELDLEYVDKNNIKVVRRLSGGGAVYHDLGNLNFTIIKNKSKLHKNDFSFFSLPVVSCLNKLGVKATFSGRNDILIDGKKFSGNSQYFHKEKLLHHGTILFSSDLTILSKALKVKKEKFESKGIKSVKSRVTNISEHIDKGLSLIKFKDMLIQCFFESRKENPKTYVLSEEDTKNINELVNNKYGTWEWNFGKSPKFNYNKEMRFDAGSICVKVNVIDGIMKEFKVEGDFFEENPIKEMEDLFIDKKFNIEDIKNIIEKNDVSKYILKLTNDDFMKLFL; encoded by the coding sequence ATGATAAACGTTGTTAATAACTCAAATAATCCATATTTTAACCTTGCCCTTGAGGAATATTTTGTGAAATATAAAGATTTAGGGGAAGATATATTAATATTGTGGCAGAATGAACCAGTTATAGTAGTTGGCAAAAATCAAAATACTTATGAAGAATTAGATCTGGAATATGTAGATAAAAACAATATTAAAGTTGTGAGAAGATTGTCTGGTGGAGGTGCAGTATACCATGATCTTGGCAACTTGAATTTTACTATAATAAAAAATAAATCCAAACTGCATAAAAACGATTTCTCTTTCTTTTCACTGCCAGTAGTATCCTGTCTAAATAAGCTGGGAGTTAAAGCAACTTTCAGCGGCAGAAATGACATTTTAATAGATGGAAAAAAGTTTTCTGGTAATTCACAGTATTTTCATAAGGAAAAGTTATTGCATCATGGAACTATTTTATTTTCAAGTGATTTAACTATATTGTCAAAGGCATTAAAAGTAAAAAAAGAAAAATTTGAATCTAAGGGAATCAAATCGGTAAAAAGCAGAGTTACAAATATAAGTGAACATATTGATAAAGGATTATCTCTTATAAAATTTAAAGATATGTTAATTCAATGCTTTTTTGAAAGCAGAAAAGAAAATCCTAAAACTTATGTTTTAAGTGAAGAAGATACGAAAAATATAAATGAACTTGTTAACAATAAATATGGCACCTGGGAATGGAATTTTGGAAAATCTCCTAAGTTTAATTATAATAAAGAAATGAGATTTGATGCAGGAAGTATATGTGTAAAGGTAAATGTAATTGATGGAATAATGAAAGAATTTAAAGTAGAGGGCGACTTCTTTGAGGAAAATCCTATAAAGGAAATGGAAGATCTATTTATTGATAAAAAGTTTAATATTGAAGATATAAAAAATATTATAGAAAAAAATGATGTGTCAAAATATATTTTAAAACTAACTAATGATGACTTTATGAAATTATTTTTATGA
- a CDS encoding arginine repressor, whose product MKTERHTKILEIINSKDIETQEELVEELKSAGIEVTQATVSRDIKKLKITKVVGQNGKSKYSVVRHTGKLFPDKIVAIFSQTIIDVQTMKNFVVIKTLSGSAKAAAEAADSLAFSGVIGTVAGNNTLFVITTDEKAALSLAKKIKNMISNQ is encoded by the coding sequence ATGAAAACTGAGAGACATACAAAAATACTTGAAATTATTAATTCAAAGGATATAGAAACACAGGAGGAGCTAGTAGAAGAGCTTAAGAGTGCGGGAATAGAAGTAACTCAAGCCACTGTGTCAAGAGATATAAAGAAATTAAAAATTACAAAAGTAGTGGGCCAAAATGGGAAATCGAAATATTCTGTTGTAAGGCATACAGGAAAACTATTTCCTGATAAAATAGTAGCTATATTTTCACAAACAATTATTGATGTACAAACTATGAAAAATTTTGTTGTAATAAAAACTTTATCTGGTTCAGCCAAGGCAGCAGCAGAAGCTGCAGACTCTTTAGCTTTCAGCGGGGTTATTGGCACTGTAGCTGGCAATAATACATTATTTGTAATAACAACAGATGAAAAAGCAGCCTTGAGTTTGGCTAAAAAAATTAAAAACATGATTTCTAATCAATAA
- the argF gene encoding ornithine carbamoyltransferase produces the protein MGFNLRNRSFLTLMDFSQKEINFMLDLARDLKRAKYLGNEEQKLKGKNVVLLFEKDSTRTRCSFQVAAQDQGAHVTYLGPTGSQMGKKESAADTARVLGKMFDGIEYRGYAQETVEDLAKYSGVPVWNGLTDADHPTQVLADFLTASEHLNKPYNKMTFVYSGDGRNNVANALMIGASKMGMDFRIVTPKELFPKEELVNKCKEEAAKSGAKITITDDVAKGVKGADVLYTDVWVSMGEPDEVWEQRIKLLKPYQINMDMIKMTGNEKVIFEHCLPAFHDLKTKVGKQIHDKFGLNEMEVTDEVFESKYSVVFDEAENRMHTIKAVMVATLGD, from the coding sequence ATGGGATTTAATTTAAGAAATAGAAGCTTTTTAACATTAATGGACTTTTCACAGAAAGAAATAAACTTTATGCTTGATCTTGCTAGAGATTTAAAGAGAGCTAAATACCTAGGAAATGAAGAACAAAAGTTAAAGGGAAAAAATGTAGTTCTTTTATTTGAAAAAGATTCTACAAGAACAAGATGTTCATTTCAGGTTGCTGCACAGGATCAAGGAGCTCATGTTACTTATCTTGGACCAACAGGAAGTCAAATGGGAAAGAAAGAGTCCGCTGCAGATACTGCAAGAGTTTTAGGAAAGATGTTTGATGGTATAGAATACAGAGGATATGCACAAGAAACTGTTGAAGATTTAGCAAAATATTCAGGAGTTCCAGTTTGGAATGGATTGACAGACGCAGATCATCCAACACAAGTTTTAGCTGACTTTTTAACAGCTAGTGAACATTTAAATAAGCCATATAATAAGATGACATTTGTTTATTCTGGTGATGGAAGAAATAACGTTGCAAATGCACTTATGATTGGTGCTTCTAAAATGGGAATGGATTTTAGAATAGTAACACCAAAAGAATTATTCCCAAAAGAAGAATTAGTAAATAAATGCAAAGAAGAAGCTGCAAAGAGCGGAGCTAAAATAACAATAACTGATGATGTTGCTAAAGGTGTAAAAGGTGCAGATGTCCTTTATACTGATGTTTGGGTATCAATGGGTGAACCTGATGAAGTTTGGGAACAGAGAATAAAACTATTGAAACCTTATCAGATTAATATGGATATGATAAAGATGACAGGAAATGAAAAAGTTATATTTGAACATTGCCTTCCTGCATTTCATGATTTAAAAACTAAAGTTGGAAAACAAATACATGATAAATTTGGTTTAAATGAAATGGAAGTTACAGATGAAGTATTTGAAAGTAAATATTCTGTAGTATTTGATGAAGCAGAAAATAGAATGCACACAATAAAAGCTGTCATGGTTGCTACTTTAGGAGATTAA
- a CDS encoding M16 family metallopeptidase, which yields MQEYILDNGLKLLYEYREGKVTSLCIGFNAGALEEEKKFHLGTAHAVEHLISKGSKNRSENQINSELEGIFGFENAMTNYPYTIYYGTCLSEDLERAVELYSDLLLNPLFSTKGFREEINVILQEVKEWEDDMYRHCESTLFRNSFKKRRIRELIVGNRSSIESITLDEIKSFYDDFYFPENCTICVCSPLNISFIRDIISTYFGLWKSDLKKYVHEKSLCEAVRNGVFEEIVPGITGAKIQYIFDIQKLNHKEFKALLLLNAAFGQGTDSILFNKIRTENALAYEVRSSIKNERGIKLLSINMGTSFESVKRAISITSDTIDRLKCLKGYFTGTKIKALSKSINLKREIKFERSIEFCKEVVTSELMQRGCRYDGYSNIYNLDDVREEDIIEVANKVMVKPSIQILTGN from the coding sequence TTGCAAGAATATATACTGGATAATGGGTTGAAATTGTTATATGAATATAGAGAAGGAAAAGTAACTTCCCTCTGTATAGGTTTTAATGCAGGGGCACTGGAAGAAGAAAAAAAATTTCATTTAGGTACAGCTCATGCAGTAGAACACCTTATATCTAAGGGAAGTAAAAATAGAAGTGAAAATCAGATAAATTCTGAACTTGAAGGTATATTTGGATTTGAAAATGCTATGACAAATTATCCCTACACAATTTATTATGGTACATGTCTCTCAGAGGATTTGGAAAGAGCAGTTGAACTTTACAGCGACCTGCTCTTGAATCCTCTTTTTTCAACTAAAGGTTTTAGGGAAGAGATAAATGTAATACTTCAGGAAGTTAAAGAATGGGAAGACGATATGTATAGGCATTGTGAGAGTACTCTTTTTAGAAATTCCTTTAAAAAAAGGAGGATAAGAGAACTTATAGTAGGCAATAGAAGCAGCATAGAATCAATTACTTTGGATGAAATAAAAAGTTTTTATGATGATTTTTATTTTCCTGAAAATTGTACCATTTGTGTATGTTCGCCTTTAAATATTAGCTTTATAAGGGACATAATAAGCACGTATTTTGGATTATGGAAAAGTGATTTAAAAAAATATGTGCATGAAAAAAGTTTGTGCGAAGCAGTGAGAAATGGAGTGTTTGAAGAAATTGTACCAGGTATAACTGGAGCTAAAATTCAATATATATTTGATATACAAAAATTAAATCATAAGGAATTCAAAGCGCTGCTTCTTCTTAATGCTGCTTTTGGACAGGGCACAGATAGTATTCTTTTTAATAAGATAAGGACAGAAAACGCACTGGCCTATGAGGTTAGAAGCAGCATAAAAAATGAAAGGGGAATAAAACTTCTTTCTATAAATATGGGCACTTCTTTTGAAAGTGTAAAAAGAGCGATTTCTATAACTTCAGACACAATAGACAGATTGAAATGTTTAAAAGGGTACTTTACTGGGACTAAAATAAAGGCTTTAAGTAAAAGTATAAATTTAAAAAGAGAAATAAAATTTGAAAGATCCATTGAATTTTGTAAAGAAGTTGTTACTTCTGAACTTATGCAAAGAGGGTGCAGGTATGATGGTTATTCAAATATATATAATTTAGATGATGTTCGGGAAGAAGATATAATTGAAGTTGCAAACAAGGTTATGGTTAAACCCTCTATACAGATTTTAACTGGAAACTAA